The following are encoded in a window of Acidobacteriota bacterium genomic DNA:
- a CDS encoding VCBS repeat-containing protein — translation MKLPTRRYRIALLCALLALSGLTIYAHRMLESTRRAASLSAALGQHVGVNTARKPTKAAELAASQPIETAFEPVQSGGSYNLTQAVLPGGGGTSTGGSNELTGTAGQSTLGASSAGSYSISGGFWGGTASGGCTTITISPATLPGGTVGTSYNQTLLASGGGAPYTFTLTAGALPGGLSLSSAGVLSGLPNAGGTFNFTITATDAGSCTGTQAYALTINTLPTISTVATTRQQGSALSNSSIANVNDADQTASTLAVTVNGGTTATVNGVAVSGLSINAAGVVSANVSAACTATNANFTLTVTDNAAASVNATLNITVTANSAPSLSYGNQAVSAGGALNVSPASAIDNGSITGFALVSVTPALITAPTVTGAGVVVITNAAPATIHTLIIRATDNCGATTDASFTLNVGCPTITVNPASLPGGTTGAVYPNQTFMASGGVAPYSFSVSMGALPNGLTLSGAGVLAGTPTTAGLFNFTITATDANICLSAHTYPLTINQAVLAKAKKADFDGDGKTDLSIFSPSAAPPLTNWSVINSSNGLTVTQQWGAGYAPYFDDIVPGDYDGDGKADHAIWRGADSIWYIRKSSDGQAILQFWGANYAPYFDIPTPGDYDGDGKTDIAVFRRSGTWFVRRSSDGQNMIVTHGQQDDIPVPADYDGDGKTDLAVFRPGAIAPAPNWIILNSSTNTVTSIQWGAGYAPYFDTPVPADYDGDGKADLAIWRGADSIWYIRKSSDGLPILDLWGANYAPYFDIPTPGDYDGDGKADIAVWRRSGTWFVKRSSNGSFLIQNQGQSGDVPVPAYGVR, via the coding sequence ATGAAGCTCCCAACCAGACGTTATCGAATCGCCCTGCTCTGCGCGCTGCTGGCGCTGTCCGGCTTGACCATTTACGCGCACCGGATGCTGGAGAGCACGCGTCGTGCGGCCAGCCTGTCCGCAGCGCTCGGCCAGCACGTGGGCGTCAATACAGCCAGAAAACCAACTAAGGCTGCTGAACTGGCAGCCAGCCAGCCCATTGAAACGGCGTTTGAGCCGGTGCAATCCGGCGGCAGTTACAACCTGACGCAAGCCGTCCTGCCAGGCGGCGGCGGCACGAGCACGGGCGGCAGCAATGAATTAACCGGCACTGCCGGCCAGAGCACGTTGGGCGCGTCGAGCGCCGGCAGTTACTCAATCTCTGGCGGCTTCTGGGGCGGAACCGCGAGCGGCGGGTGCACGACCATCACCATCTCACCGGCGACATTGCCCGGCGGCACAGTTGGCACGAGCTACAACCAAACACTGCTGGCCAGCGGCGGTGGCGCGCCTTACACCTTCACGCTCACGGCGGGCGCGTTGCCCGGCGGTTTGAGTTTAAGCAGCGCTGGGGTCTTGAGCGGTTTGCCCAATGCAGGCGGCACCTTCAACTTCACAATCACGGCCACCGATGCCGGCAGTTGCACGGGCACGCAAGCCTACGCGCTCACGATCAACACGCTACCAACCATCAGCACGGTTGCAACAACCCGGCAGCAAGGCAGCGCGCTTTCCAATTCCAGCATCGCCAATGTCAACGATGCCGATCAAACGGCCAGCACGCTCGCCGTCACGGTCAACGGCGGCACAACCGCGACCGTCAACGGCGTGGCGGTGTCGGGCCTCAGCATCAACGCGGCAGGTGTTGTCAGCGCCAACGTGAGCGCCGCTTGCACAGCGACCAACGCCAACTTCACGCTGACCGTCACCGACAATGCGGCAGCTTCGGTCAACGCAACTCTCAATATCACCGTCACGGCCAACAGCGCACCGTCGCTGAGCTATGGCAATCAAGCAGTCAGTGCGGGCGGGGCGCTCAACGTTTCCCCTGCAAGCGCCATTGACAACGGCAGCATCACCGGCTTCGCGCTGGTCAGTGTGACGCCTGCGCTAATCACTGCGCCAACTGTGACCGGAGCGGGCGTCGTCGTTATCACCAACGCCGCGCCAGCGACCATTCACACGCTCATCATTCGTGCGACGGACAATTGCGGCGCGACGACCGATGCTTCGTTTACGCTCAATGTGGGCTGTCCCACGATTACGGTCAATCCGGCCAGTTTGCCCGGCGGCACGACCGGCGCGGTTTATCCAAATCAGACGTTTATGGCCAGCGGCGGCGTGGCACCGTACAGTTTCAGCGTCAGTATGGGGGCCTTGCCGAACGGCTTGACGCTCTCTGGCGCAGGCGTCTTGGCAGGCACGCCGACCACAGCGGGCCTCTTCAACTTCACGATCACAGCCACTGATGCCAACATTTGCCTGAGCGCCCACACATATCCGCTGACGATCAATCAAGCGGTACTGGCTAAAGCCAAAAAAGCCGATTTCGACGGCGACGGTAAAACCGATCTGAGCATTTTCAGTCCCAGCGCCGCGCCGCCGCTGACGAATTGGAGCGTCATCAACAGCAGCAATGGCCTGACCGTCACGCAGCAATGGGGCGCGGGTTATGCGCCTTACTTCGATGACATCGTGCCGGGCGATTACGATGGCGATGGCAAAGCCGATCACGCCATCTGGCGCGGCGCGGATTCGATCTGGTACATCCGCAAGAGCAGCGACGGCCAAGCCATCCTGCAATTCTGGGGCGCGAACTACGCGCCGTATTTCGACATCCCGACGCCCGGCGATTACGACGGCGACGGTAAGACCGACATCGCGGTCTTCCGGCGCAGTGGCACCTGGTTCGTGCGGCGCAGCAGCGATGGGCAGAACATGATCGTCACGCACGGGCAACAAGACGACATCCCGGTGCCCGCTGATTACGATGGCGATGGCAAGACCGACCTGGCTGTTTTCCGACCTGGAGCGATTGCGCCTGCGCCCAATTGGATCATCCTGAACAGTTCGACCAACACCGTGACCAGCATTCAATGGGGCGCAGGCTATGCGCCGTATTTCGACACGCCGGTGCCGGCGGATTATGACGGCGACGGCAAAGCGGATTTGGCGATCTGGCGCGGGGCGGATTCGATCTGGTACATCCGCAAGTCCTCGGACGGGCTGCCTATCTTGGATTTGTGGGGGGCGAATTATGCGCCGTACTTTGATATTCCGACGCCGGGCGATTACGACGGAGACGGCAAGGCGGATATTGCAGTGTGGCGGCGCAGTGGCACGTGGTTCGTCAAACGCAGCAGCAATGGTTCATTTCTGATTCAAAACCAAGGGCAAAGCGGCGATGTACCTGTGCCCGCCTATGGGGTGAGATGA